Below is a genomic region from Pedobacter cryoconitis.
GCAATAAACTGTTGTTTGTTCTTCATAACTAACTTCTTTCAATAATATGTCATCGTTTGATAGCCGGGTCCGCAGTGGACAAAGCGAAACAAACATTAACAATATCAATCGAGCAATTGCTGTAAAAAGCGATCAATAAACAAAAGCTGGATAAAGACATTTAGGTGCCTATATCGGTGGTGTCCACCTCTTCCCATTCCGAACAGAGAAGTTAAGCCCACCAGAGCCGATGGTACTGCGGTAACACGTGGGAGAGTAGGTCGGTGCCAAATCTTAAAGAAAGCCTGTAGGAAACTACAGGCTTTTCTTGTTATAGGACATTTTTGTACAGATATTTCTAAATACGTTTTTTTAATCTGAGCAGTACAACGTGCTTATCGTTACCTCTATAGATCTCAATCAAGAGTTGTTTCCCATTACGATCTTTTAGCATCTCTGTCAGATCATTCAGTTTATAGTGTATAACACTGGCAAAATTTATAGCAGTAATTTCATCATTTTCTCTCAACCCGGCTTCCTCCGCAGGAGAACCAACTTCAATTCTGCCGATGTAATAGCGGTCTTTAATTCCTTGTATCACGTAAATTTCAAGACCAGACATGTCATGCTCGAATTTTGGAATATCATTATTGTTCTTCTTCAGGTATAAAAATCCGCCTGTGTAATCAAACGTAACTACAAAATGCCGGAGTATATCAGAACCCAGGCTACCATTTCGCGGTCTTCCTTCCATTGCAGAGCGTTCAGTATTATATTCTGGAAAGCCTGTCAGCACTTCATTGAAAGTATAAGTTCCAAGTTTAATAGCAGCAATTCTGCCCATGGAGCCATTGATAATACCGTTAATTCCAACACCGAGATTAGCAGGGATTGTTTTTAATGGCAATGGAAAGGGTTTATCATTCAGAGATTCCATCATTAGCGGATGGCTGGAGCCATTATCAATTAGCAGGTCAACATTTATAGTGCCTAGTTCATTCGTCTGTATTTCTGTGTTTAAATAAGGTTTCCCACCTGTGATCTGTATCGGAATAGTTGTCCCTTTGTGCTCAATTTTGGTGTCGGGATTATAAAACGTAAGTTTATTCGTATAATAATTGATTTTCACGGTAAAGCTATTAAAGAAATAGTAGCCCAGTATACCGTGAATTTTAATACCAAGATAATTGGACAGGTCGAAGATGTCTTTTTTAAAGATTGCTGTAGGAATATTTTTGATGGTAGCTCTGCCTATTCTGGCATTGATATTCCTGGTTAAAACAGCTTCGATATTGTCACCGAAACCATAACCCTGAACTTTCACAGTCTGAGCTCTTTTAAGATCAAGGTTCTCCAGAAAAGTGGTATCTGTAATAATCATTTGCGCCACACCTGTATCCAATAAAAAATTGTAGGGACCTTTTCCATTAATGTAGAGTGGAACGATGATCAGGTTTTTGACTAAGGTAAAAGAGATGGACTGTTTTTTCCGCTTTCCGCTGAACTCAAATTTCTGTGCATACACAGGAGGAGCTATTACAAACAGCAGGTATATCATTACGCCTCCGGTAAGCAATAACTGAGCATAGCTAATTTTCCTGGAGCGTCGTTGGATCATCATCATACTGATTATAATTTCCAGAAAATATGCTTTTTGAAAAATATAAGACAGATATACCCCAATGAAAGCCGGGGAACGCTAAGCTTAGGAACAAGAAGTATATTTGGTTAGAAATTCTTTATATTAAATATACAAAAAATAATTGTTAAGCTAAGATTGAATAATTTGTTATTTATAGGGCTAATGTGATATTTTTAGCTATCTTTGAGCCATCAATAAGACATAAAAACATGAACTGCATTAGCAGGGATTGTTCAAAAATATTTAGGTGTCTATATCGGTGGTGTCCACCTCTTCCCATTCCGAACAGAGAAGTTAAGCCCACCAGAGCCGATGGTACTGCGGTAACACGTGGGAGAGTAGGTCGGTGCCAAATCTTAAAGAAAGCCTGTAGGAAACTACAGGCTTTTCTTGTTTATAACCTTTTTATCAGGGTAAGCAGGCTTAATAACTTTCAATTATCTTAAAACTGTTAAGGAACCCGAGAGAATTTTCCTTCCATTTTTTGGATCTATCACATAATAATATACCCCTACAGGCACATATTCACCGTTATATTTCCCATCCCAGCTCTTTGCAGCACCAGTTGCACTATATACTTTTGCGCCATACCTGTTAAACACATTGACGGTAGCTTTGGGATAACTGCTCAAATATTTAATATTCCATTCATCATTGATACCATCACCATTGGGAGTGAAGGTATTGGGGATCTCCGGATTTTGTAAAACATGTACAAAAAGATCATCTGTAGCAGAACATCCCTGGGGCGTTGTTACTGTCAGTTGATAGGTAATATCCCTTGAAGGTGAGGCGACGGGATTAAGTATATTATCCTTATCCAGTCCTGTTGACGGCGTCCATTTATAGCTTAAAGTTAAATCGGGTGAAGCAGTTACTATCGCTGTCAGCTGTACTTCTCCGCCTTCCAAAACCACCTGGTCTTTCCCGGCATCTACAGCTGGCGTACTAAAAACGATAATATCCTGTGTTTTGGCGACTGAAGAGCAGCCATTGTCCGTCGTAAATGAATAAGTTAAAGTATGTTTTCCTGTACCTGCGGCATTAGGGTCAAACAGACCGGAAGAACTGACTCCGTCCCCGGTATAAATACCCTTACCTGGTAATTGGCCGGAAGCCTCTCTGCCCTGGGTGAGCTGAAAGGGGGAGACTGAACTGCATACTGATGTTGGTATGGCACCGAAAACCACGTCGGGTACCGCCTGTAAAGTAATTGTGATAGTCTGTTCATCGATGCAGGAAAGCCCGGAATAAACCACCATTCGTACCTGGAATACTTTAGTGGCTGGGGTATTGAATACGGGATATAGGTGTTTGTATAACTTTGGCGTGGCAAGCCGTAACCCCGGACTGTTGTCTGTTTCCACAACCGTGGGATTATTTTGTGCATCATAATACCAGTCAATGCGGGTGATCTCGCCAAAATCTACTGTTGCGTGATCTTCGAATAAAACTTCTCTGCCACTACATAGCGCCTTACTATTTTTCACGGTAAAACCGGCTTTTGGCGCACTGCCGTTTACGCGGAATGTTTTCGTTAGGGTACGGCCACAGCCATTTCTGAATACGGTCAGTTTGGTGAGGTATTCTCCGGTATGGGTATAAACATGCTGTCCATCCCTTGTTGTAGCGGTTGG
It encodes:
- a CDS encoding aspartyl protease family protein; amino-acid sequence: MMMIQRRSRKISYAQLLLTGGVMIYLLFVIAPPVYAQKFEFSGKRKKQSISFTLVKNLIIVPLYINGKGPYNFLLDTGVAQMIITDTTFLENLDLKRAQTVKVQGYGFGDNIEAVLTRNINARIGRATIKNIPTAIFKKDIFDLSNYLGIKIHGILGYYFFNSFTVKINYYTNKLTFYNPDTKIEHKGTTIPIQITGGKPYLNTEIQTNELGTINVDLLIDNGSSHPLMMESLNDKPFPLPLKTIPANLGVGINGIINGSMGRIAAIKLGTYTFNEVLTGFPEYNTERSAMEGRPRNGSLGSDILRHFVVTFDYTGGFLYLKKNNNDIPKFEHDMSGLEIYVIQGIKDRYYIGRIEVGSPAEEAGLRENDEITAINFASVIHYKLNDLTEMLKDRNGKQLLIEIYRGNDKHVVLLRLKKRI